A region of Paractinoplanes abujensis DNA encodes the following proteins:
- the crcB gene encoding fluoride efflux transporter CrcB — protein MRTRIIAAIALGGIIGACARYGASLLWPTPAGGFPWTTFWVNVTGCAAMGVLMVVATEILTPHPLVRPFLGTGVLGGYTTFSTYIVDAQQLLDAGRLVTALLYLVATLVTALLATQAAAALTRRVAVRR, from the coding sequence TTGCGCACCCGGATCATCGCCGCCATCGCCCTCGGTGGCATCATCGGCGCCTGCGCGCGGTACGGCGCGAGCCTGCTGTGGCCCACCCCGGCCGGCGGCTTCCCCTGGACGACGTTCTGGGTCAACGTGACCGGCTGCGCCGCCATGGGCGTCCTCATGGTCGTCGCCACCGAGATCCTGACCCCGCACCCGCTGGTCCGCCCGTTCCTGGGCACCGGCGTCCTCGGCGGCTACACGACCTTCTCGACCTACATCGTCGACGCCCAGCAGTTGCTGGACGCGGGCCGGCTCGTCACCGCACTGCTCTACCTGGTCGCCACCCTCGTCACCGCGCTGCTCGCCACACAGGCCGCGGCCGCCCTGACCCGCCGCGTCGCGGTGCGCCGATGA
- the crcB gene encoding fluoride efflux transporter CrcB: MSWLMVALGAGVGAPLRYLVDRAVQSRHDIGFPWGTFTVNIAACAVLGLLTGASTAVPGTLAHLIGPGLCGALSTYSTFSYETVHLARTGAKVLALTNAIVSVVAGLIAAVAGQALTA, translated from the coding sequence ATGAGCTGGCTCATGGTCGCCCTGGGCGCAGGGGTCGGCGCACCCCTGCGCTACCTGGTCGACCGGGCCGTGCAATCGCGGCACGACATCGGCTTCCCCTGGGGCACCTTCACCGTCAACATCGCCGCGTGCGCCGTACTGGGCCTGCTCACAGGCGCGTCCACCGCCGTCCCCGGCACCCTCGCGCACCTCATCGGGCCCGGCCTGTGCGGCGCCCTCAGCACCTACTCGACCTTCTCGTACGAGACCGTGCACCTGGCCCGTACGGGAGCCAAGGTTCTCGCCCTGACCAACGCGATCGTCAGCGTCGTCGCAGGCCTGATCGCGGCCGTCGCCGGCCAGGCTCTGACCGCCTGA
- the gap gene encoding type I glyceraldehyde-3-phosphate dehydrogenase — protein MTRIAINGFGRIGRNVLRALLERDSKLEVVAVNDLAEPAALARLLAFDTTSGRLGRPVTASADGLVVDGQPIAVLAEKDPARLPWAALGVDIVLEATGRFTAASAARAHIDAGARKVLVGAPSAGADVTLAPGVNTSAYDPQAHTVVSNASCTTNALAPLAKVLDELAGIEHGFMTTVHAYTQEQNLQDGPHRDPRRARAAAVNIVPTTTGAAKAIGLVLPQLEGKLSGDSIRVPVPVGSIVELNTVVSRDVTREEVLQAYRTAASGPLAGILEYSEDALVSSDIVGNPASSIFDSALTRVDGRHVKVVAWYDNEWGFSNRVIDTLELLAA, from the coding sequence ATGACACGCATCGCCATCAACGGATTCGGCCGGATCGGACGCAACGTGCTGCGCGCCCTGCTCGAACGCGACAGCAAGCTCGAAGTGGTGGCCGTCAACGACCTCGCCGAGCCGGCCGCGCTGGCCCGGCTCCTCGCCTTCGACACGACCTCGGGGCGGCTCGGCCGACCGGTCACCGCCTCCGCCGACGGGCTCGTCGTGGACGGGCAGCCGATCGCCGTGCTCGCCGAGAAGGACCCGGCCCGGCTGCCGTGGGCCGCGCTGGGGGTCGACATCGTGCTCGAGGCGACCGGGCGTTTCACTGCCGCCTCGGCGGCCCGCGCCCACATCGACGCCGGTGCGCGCAAGGTGCTGGTCGGCGCGCCCTCGGCCGGGGCCGACGTGACGCTGGCGCCGGGGGTCAACACCTCCGCGTACGACCCCCAGGCGCACACCGTCGTGTCGAACGCGTCGTGCACCACCAACGCGCTGGCCCCGCTGGCCAAGGTGCTGGACGAGCTGGCCGGCATCGAACACGGCTTCATGACCACGGTCCACGCCTACACGCAGGAGCAGAACCTGCAGGACGGCCCGCACCGCGACCCGCGCCGGGCCCGGGCGGCCGCGGTGAACATCGTGCCCACCACCACGGGAGCGGCCAAGGCGATCGGCCTGGTGCTGCCGCAGCTCGAAGGCAAACTGTCGGGCGACTCGATCCGGGTGCCGGTGCCGGTGGGCTCGATCGTGGAGCTCAACACGGTGGTGTCGCGGGACGTGACCCGCGAGGAGGTGCTGCAGGCCTACCGGACGGCGGCTTCCGGGCCGTTGGCGGGGATCCTGGAGTACTCGGAGGACGCGCTGGTGTCGTCGGACATCGTGGGGAACCCGGCGTCGTCCATCTTCGACTCCGCGCTGACCCGGGTCGACGGCCGGCATGTGAAGGTGGTCGCCTGGTACGACAACGAGTGGGGCTTCTCCAACCGCGTGATCGACACGCTGGAGCTGCTGGCCGCCTGA
- a CDS encoding GlxA family transcriptional regulator encodes MPPRRLNRVAVLVLEGAKPLDVGIPAQVFTTRASMPYEVRVCGPAPGLVTGGDGLSYHVADGLDALAWADIVFIPGYRHPDREDPPPVVVSALIAAHDRGARLAAISTGAFALAATGLLDGKRATTHWHYTRQLARKHPSVLVDENVLFVDEGRVLTSAGAASGIDLCLHILRGDLGIAASNHAARRLVAAPYRSGGQAQYVPRSVPEPLGERFAATREWALHRLGKPLTLEILARHAAVSPRTFSRRFAEDTGYTPMQWVMRARIDMARELLELSQLPIEQIAARAGLGTGANLRLHFQRILGTTPSQYRRTFVA; translated from the coding sequence GTGCCGCCCCGCCGCCTCAACCGCGTCGCCGTGCTGGTGCTCGAGGGCGCCAAGCCGCTCGACGTGGGCATCCCGGCCCAGGTCTTCACCACCCGGGCCAGCATGCCGTACGAGGTGAGGGTCTGCGGTCCGGCGCCCGGCCTGGTGACCGGTGGGGACGGTCTGTCCTACCACGTGGCCGACGGGCTGGACGCGCTCGCCTGGGCCGACATCGTCTTCATCCCCGGCTATCGCCACCCCGACCGTGAGGACCCGCCGCCCGTCGTCGTGTCCGCGCTGATCGCCGCGCACGACCGCGGCGCCCGCCTCGCGGCCATCTCGACCGGCGCGTTCGCCCTCGCCGCGACGGGGCTGCTGGACGGCAAGCGGGCCACCACCCACTGGCACTACACGCGGCAGCTGGCCCGCAAACACCCGTCCGTGCTCGTCGACGAGAACGTGCTGTTCGTCGACGAGGGCCGCGTGCTCACCTCGGCCGGGGCCGCCTCCGGCATCGACCTGTGCCTGCACATTCTCCGCGGCGACCTGGGCATCGCGGCCTCCAACCACGCGGCCCGGCGGCTGGTGGCGGCCCCCTACCGCAGCGGCGGCCAGGCCCAGTACGTGCCGCGCAGCGTGCCCGAACCGCTGGGCGAACGGTTCGCGGCCACCCGGGAATGGGCCTTGCACCGGCTGGGCAAGCCGCTCACCCTGGAGATCCTGGCCCGGCACGCGGCCGTCTCCCCGCGCACGTTCTCCCGCCGGTTCGCCGAGGACACCGGCTACACCCCGATGCAGTGGGTCATGCGGGCCCGCATCGACATGGCCCGGGAACTGCTCGAACTGTCGCAGCTGCCGATCGAGCAGATCGCCGCCCGGGCCGGGCTGGGCACGGGCGCGAATCTGCGCCTGCACTTCCAGCGGATCCTCGGCACCACCCCGAGCCAGTACCGCCGTACGTTCGTGGCGTGA